Proteins co-encoded in one Sparus aurata chromosome 18, fSpaAur1.1, whole genome shotgun sequence genomic window:
- the psmd10 gene encoding 26S proteasome non-ATPase regulatory subunit 10: MEGTVSNVEVCNFAYTGQFDKLKQCILTDKSLACKTDQDHRTALHWACSAGHTNIVEFLLDLGVEVNLQDDASWTPLHIAASAGREDIVRALISKGAQLNSVNQNGCTPLHYAASKDRYEIALMLLENGADPNATDKLESTPLHRASAKGNYRLIQLLLKQSASTNIQDSQGNTALHLACDEERVEAAKLLVEHGASIYIENKEEKTPLQLAKGGLSNLLQRIVEG, translated from the exons ATGGAGGGCACTGTATCTAATGTGGAGGTCTGCAACTTTGCCTACACGGGGCAGTTTGATAAATTAAAACAGTGCATCCTGACAGATAAATCGCTTGCATGCAAAACGGACCAG GACCATAGAACCGCCCTGCATTGGGCTTGTTCTGCTGGCCACACCAACATTGTGGAGTTTCTGCTTGACCTGGGAGTTGAAGTGAATCTGCAAGATGAT GCTTCGTGGACCCCTCTTCACATTGCAGCGTCAGCTGGCAGAGAAGACATAGTGAGAGCTCTTATATCCAAAGGAGCTCAGCTGAATTCAGTCAATCAAAATGGATGCACCCCTCTGCACTATGCAGCCTCTAAAGACAGATATGAG ATTGCCCTGATGTTGTTGGAAAATGGAGCAGACCCCAATGCCACTGACAAGTTGGAATCCACTCCCCTCCACAGAGCATCTGCCAAGGGAAACTACCGCCTCATCCAGCTGCTTCTCAAACAGAGTGCCTCAACCAACATCCAGGACTCGCAGGGCAACACAGCACT CCACCTGGCATGCGACGAGGAGCGTGTAGAGGCAGCCAAGTTGCTGGTGGAACATGGGGCCAGCATCTACATTGAGAACAAGGAAGAGAAGACCCCCCTCCAGTTAGCCAAGGGTGGCTTGAGCAATTTACTCCAGCGGATTGTGGAGGGATGA
- the nxt2 gene encoding NTF2-related export protein 2 — protein sequence MATTLDFRTHVDQSCRYSEEFVNIYYDCMDKKRRNLTRLYLDKATLVWNGNAVSGQDALAEFFESLPSSEFQVHTLDCQPVHEQATQGQTTLLVVTGGTVKFEGNKQRFFNQNFLLTAQATPNNDQPVWKIASDCFRFQDWNS from the exons ATGGCCACCACTCTC GATTTCCGGACGCATGTCGACCAGTCATGTAGGTATTCAGAAGAGTTTGTAAACATCTATTACGACTGCATGGATAAGAAAAGGAGG AACTTGACCCGGCTCTACCTGGACAAGGCGACCCTGGTGTGGAATGGGAATGCTGTGTCAGGACAGGATGCTCTGGCTGAGTTTTTTGAGTCGCTGCCTTCGAGCGAGTTCCAAGTACACACGCTGGACTGTCAGCCAGTTCATG AACAAGCAACCCAAGGCCAGACCACACTGCTCGTGGTGACTGGAGGGACAGTAAAGTTCGAAGGGAACAAACAGCGCTTCTTCAACCAGAACTTTCTCTTGACAGCTCAGGCTACACCCAACAATGACCAGCCTGTTTGGAAGATTGCAAGTGACTGTTTCCGATTTCAAGACTGGAATAGCTAG